The Desulfosoma sp. DNA window GGAGTCTCCTCTTTTACCACGGTGGGCACGGACATTTTGCAGATCATTTTTACGGGAGCTTACGCCGCCATTTTTCAGTACGCCATCTATGGCTTCATTTTCTACACACTGGCCATGGGCATGCTCCTAGGTTCTCTTTTGGGCGTGCAACTGGGAGCTTTGACCACCAAAGTGGTCAAGGGAATCTACATTCGAGGCTTCTACGCCGTCGCCATTATGGCCGGCTTCGTCAACCGTCTGTTTGCTCTGCCCAAAAAGCTGGCGGAGATGAAATACATTACCCTGGCTCCTGAAACCGGAAAAATTTTGACCGTCGTGGGCAACTGGGCCTTTTTCATCGTTGTGAGCATCTTCGCGCTGTGGATCATCGGCACCTTTGTGACCCGCATTGGAGCCCTTCGTGGAACGGAGGCATAAGATCATGATTACGAACAAGAAAATGTTCACTCTTGGGATTGTTTTGACGGTTGGCTTCTTTGTTGTGCTGTGGATCATGTTCCAGCCGTACTTCGGTGGAGAGAACGCTTTCCACGCCGCGGACCGTTTGTTCAACACCATTTCCAAGGGATCGTCCTATTACATTCCGGGCTTACAGGAAAAAGCCAAGGCTTTGGAAGCAACGACCGTGGACGTGAAGCTTTCGGTCAGCCCTGAAAAAGTTCGAGACAATGTAGCCAAACTCTTGATGACCAACGGCATCATGGTGGCCAAGGAAGGAGAACAATTAAGGGTCCAGGGTTCACTCGGAGCCATTCTCTCGGCGGCCATCAAGGACAGTGACAGCATGTACCACAACCGGGGCGAAGATCTGAGCGGTCGTTATGGCATTCCCGAAAAAGAAGCCCTTTTTGCGTGGTGGAACGCCCTCAAAGCCATGGATAAGGCTTTAAAGGAGCAAAAGAAATTTAAAGAGTCCAAGGAAGTTCATGAAGTCATCGCTCGCGGTGTCGAAGTGGGCTACAATTATTACGGCATTGCTCCCGAAAAGGCGACTGCTCGAGCCGGCATCTTGACCTTTTCCCTGGTTTTTTACGTCATTTACACCATGTGGTGGGGGTTTGCCATCTTGTATCTGTGTGAAGGTCTAGGGCTTGAAATGAAAAAAGGTGTGAAGAAAGAAGTCTAAGATTCTTGAGCCTTTCCGACGGGTTCGCCGTCGGAAAGGCTCCGTCTATTTTCAGAGCGTAAGCCATGGAGTTACTTTGCCGCTTGGGGAACATGGAAAGGAACTCTGCGAGCCGGGATCGTCAAGGAGGGTCATGTGGCGAGCCGTTTCACAAGAAATCTCCAAAGATGGACTCAGAAGGCTCTTGCCGGTTTAGGACTCTCCTTATCGAAAGATCCCTTGCCCGAGGAAAGTCTGGAAGATCTCCGATTGGCTTTTCAGCGCAGATATCATCACTTTAAGCTACTTCTGAACGCCAACAATCGCGCTTTGGAAATCATGACCGAAATGGAAGAGATGCTTCAAGGCACTCGCCCTTTCGGCATGACCTTCGTTCGGTCTCGATGCACCCAAGTTTCCACCAATGTTTTTCAAATCATTCAGCATTTGGACGCTTTGGCTCCAGAAAAATACAAGCAGCTCTACGACGCCTTTCGAACCATTCAGAAACAGATCAACACCTACATTTACACCCCCGGTTCATCCGGTTCTGGACCTTTAGTGTTGTCCATGGAGGAGGTGAGCAAGGAAACCGGGGACTGGGTGGGATCCAAGATGGCAAACCTTGGAGAGATCAAACGTCAACTCGGGCTGACTACGCCCGAAGGATTTGCCATCACCACATTCGGGACGGCGCGTTTTTTTCAAGAAAACCAGCTTCAGGAAGAAATCGACCGGCGTCTTCAGGCGGTGCAGGCGGATCGCTTGGATGAGCTCTTTGCTTTAAGCGCTCAGATTCAAAATCTGGTCATTGCAGCACCTGTGCCCGAGGAATTACGGGAGGCCGTTGCTGCGCAGGTGTCCCATCTGAAGGCAAAGCTGGGAGGAAGGCTTCGTTTTGCGGTTAGAAGCAGCTCCCTGGCGGAAGACCTTCCGGGAATGTCCTTTGCCGGACAATTTCGTTCCGAATTAAACGTGGGCGAAGAAAACATTCTGCAGGCTTTCAAGGAAGTGGTGGCGAGCAAATACGGGGTTGCCGCCATGACCTATCGGCTCCGTCGAGGTTTGAGGGACGAAGATGTGTCCATGGCCGTGGGTTGCCTTGTGATGGTGGACGCCGCGGCCAGCGGGGTCCTGTACACTCGAAATCCATTGAATATTCGAGAAGATGTCCTGGTCATCAACGGCGTGTGGGGACTCCCAAAGTCCGTGGTGGACGGCAGTGTGAGCCCTGACGTCTGGGTCGTGTCCCGCAAGGAACCTCATGGAGTGCTTGAAAGACATGTGGGGGAGAAAACGGTCAAATACGTCTGCTACCCGGATGAAGGCGTTTGTCGGCTGGAAACGGCAGGGGACGAGAGCCGGCAGCCGTGCTTAACCGATGCGCAGGTGGCGGCTTTGGCTCGGGTTGCCTTGCGTATCGAGGCCCACTACGGAGCTCCACAGGATGTGGAATGGGCTGTGGATGCTTCCGGGCATGTGGTGATCCTGCAGACGAGACCGTTTTCAGCGCATCAGGCGACGGAGACCAGCGGGTTGCAGGCCATCGACGCTGGCCGAGATGGACTTAATGTCTTGGCACAAGGCGGTGTGACGGCTTCTTCTGGAATCGCCTCGGGCCCGGTGCACGTGGTGCGTCGTGATGCAGACGCGCTTCAATGTCCAC harbors:
- a CDS encoding PEP/pyruvate-binding domain-containing protein, with translation MASRFTRNLQRWTQKALAGLGLSLSKDPLPEESLEDLRLAFQRRYHHFKLLLNANNRALEIMTEMEEMLQGTRPFGMTFVRSRCTQVSTNVFQIIQHLDALAPEKYKQLYDAFRTIQKQINTYIYTPGSSGSGPLVLSMEEVSKETGDWVGSKMANLGEIKRQLGLTTPEGFAITTFGTARFFQENQLQEEIDRRLQAVQADRLDELFALSAQIQNLVIAAPVPEELREAVAAQVSHLKAKLGGRLRFAVRSSSLAEDLPGMSFAGQFRSELNVGEENILQAFKEVVASKYGVAAMTYRLRRGLRDEDVSMAVGCLVMVDAAASGVLYTRNPLNIREDVLVINGVWGLPKSVVDGSVSPDVWVVSRKEPHGVLERHVGEKTVKYVCYPDEGVCRLETAGDESRQPCLTDAQVAALARVALRIEAHYGAPQDVEWAVDASGHVVILQTRPFSAHQATETSGLQAIDAGRDGLNVLAQGGVTASSGIASGPVHVVRRDADALQCPQGAVLVVAQALPRWAPLLGRVAAVLSEQGSVAGHLANVAREFRVPAVFGLSGIMESLASGQVVTVDADQRRVYEGDVPIEVSETASQPALMKGTPVYEVLEGVIRWIIPLNLLDPDSPSFSPKQCTTFHDITRFCHEKAVEEMFRFGSEHRFPQKSAKQLMCRVPMQFWIINLDDGFTEDVEGPYVTLDQIVSLPMLALWHGMTAVPWEGPPPVDTKGFMSILMEATTNPGLDPSVASPYSVRNYFMISRNFCSLQSRFGFHFSTLEALVDERTSQNYVSFQFKGGAADRTRRVLRARFVADLLESFDFRCEVREDAAFARLEGRPQDVMLDRLRTLGYLIIHTRQLDMVMHNADSVHRYRTKMLQEIESVRKAQGLTCA